Part of the Bacteroides acidifaciens genome, CGTTGGACGGATTCGAACACAAAGTAAAGAAGGTCGATAAAACGAAAGTTACCTATCGCTTACGCTATTCTCAAGACTCCGGTTTTAAATCAGGTGTCACCCAGGTGGATACCCGTTGGCCGTTTTACAATCCGGAGAAACCGCTTGCACCGAGTGTATGGTACTGGCAGTTCGGATATGTAGAAGATGGACAAGTGGTGTGGGGAAGCACGCAACAGGTCACAGTGGAAGACCGTCCGGGAAAATTCTGTCCCCCCTCATTGAAAGCGTTGCTGGCAAAATTGCCTGCCGGTCATCCGCGTGTATGGATGATGAAGGATGAATGGAAGGACTTTATGAACCGCAGCACGGAAAAAGCGGAAAGACAATGGTATCTTGAACGTGCCGACAAAGTGCTTCAGACTCCGATGAAATCGGTGAAAGATATCAATACTTCCCAAGTGAAGAATCTGAAAAATGAAATGCAGATTAATTCCTACCTTACCCGCGAGAGCCGGCGTATCATTGATGCCGAAGAAGGAAATACCGAGGCGCTGATACGTGCGTGGCTGTTGACACAGGATACTAAATATGCTGACGAAGCCATCAAACGGGTACTTATTATGGCGGGTTGGGACAAGGACAAGAATGTGAAAGGTGATTTCAACGCTTCCACTCTGTTGTCACTCTGCTCCATGGCTTATGATTCTTTCTATGACCGGCTGGACGCATCGCAGAAGAAAACTTTGCTTGATAAAATCAAGGTGAAAGGTGGCGAGATGTACGATAACTTCAACAATCGGTTGGAGAATCACATTGCCGACAATCATGTGTGGCAGATGACACTCCGTATCCTGACAATGGCGGCATTCAGTGTATATGGTGATTTGCCCGAAGCTAATACATGGGTGGATTATTGCTACAATGTCTGGCTGGCACGTTTCCCCGGATTGAATAAAGACGGTGGTTGGCACAACGGCGACTCTTACTTCACAGTCAACACCCGTACCTTGATAGAAGTACCTTATTATTATAGCAAACTGAGCGGATATGATTTCTTCTCCGACCCGTGGTATCAGGGAAATATCATGTACACTATCTTCCAGCAACCCCCTTTCTCCAAATCCGGTGGAAACGGAAGTTCGCATCAGAATGTGGGACGTCCTAACAGTATCCGTATCGGGTATCTGGATGCACTGGCACGCCTTACCGGAAATACCTATGCAGCCGACTTTGTACGCCGCACCTTGAAAGTGGAACCGGAATATATGAAAAAAGCCTTGTTGAGCAAACCAGGTGACCTTGCATGGTTCCGTCTTCAATGCGACAAGCCATTGCCCGAAGGCGAGGGATTGACAGCGCTTCCTGCGGGTTACGTATTTCCCGCGACGGGATTGGCTTCCTTCCAAACGAATTGGGACAGAGTAGGCGGCAACGCAATGTGGAGTTTCCGTTCCAGTCCTTATGGTTCTACTTCTCATGCACTAGCCAATCAGAATGCGTTCAATACTTTCTATGGTGGAAAGCCATTGTTTTATAGTAGCGGTCACCATATCGAATTTACGGATGTACACAGTATGTTGTGCCATCGTGCCACACGGGCCCACAATACTATCTTGGTGAATGGCATGGGACAGCGTATAGGAACAGAAGGATATGGCTGGATTCCCCGTTATTACGCCAGTGAAAAAATAGGCTATGTACTGGGAGACGCTTCCAATGCTTATGGAAAAGTAATCTCACCGCTTTGGCTGACACGGGGTGAACAGTCCGAAGTACACTATACACCCGAAAATGGCTGGGATGAGAATCACGTGAAGACTTTCCGTCGTCATATTGTGAACTTGGGTAAGACCGGATTGATTTTCATCTATGATGAACTGGAAGCAGACGAACCGGTGAACTGGAATT contains:
- a CDS encoding DUF4962 domain-containing protein translates to MKKVLLISFVILSAAAQMTYAQKQAVIKLTETTLMHEMRATPYPLDKAVVNDRAVSFQWPLRSDMNSQDSPLDGFEHKVKKVDKTKVTYRLRYSQDSGFKSGVTQVDTRWPFYNPEKPLAPSVWYWQFGYVEDGQVVWGSTQQVTVEDRPGKFCPPSLKALLAKLPAGHPRVWMMKDEWKDFMNRSTEKAERQWYLERADKVLQTPMKSVKDINTSQVKNLKNEMQINSYLTRESRRIIDAEEGNTEALIRAWLLTQDTKYADEAIKRVLIMAGWDKDKNVKGDFNASTLLSLCSMAYDSFYDRLDASQKKTLLDKIKVKGGEMYDNFNNRLENHIADNHVWQMTLRILTMAAFSVYGDLPEANTWVDYCYNVWLARFPGLNKDGGWHNGDSYFTVNTRTLIEVPYYYSKLSGYDFFSDPWYQGNIMYTIFQQPPFSKSGGNGSSHQNVGRPNSIRIGYLDALARLTGNTYAADFVRRTLKVEPEYMKKALLSKPGDLAWFRLQCDKPLPEGEGLTALPAGYVFPATGLASFQTNWDRVGGNAMWSFRSSPYGSTSHALANQNAFNTFYGGKPLFYSSGHHIEFTDVHSMLCHRATRAHNTILVNGMGQRIGTEGYGWIPRYYASEKIGYVLGDASNAYGKVISPLWLTRGEQSEVHYTPENGWDENHVKTFRRHIVNLGKTGLIFIYDELEADEPVNWNYLLHTTENPMTVNKADNRFVHVQATNRGGASDAYLFSSGTLQTDTTSSFFYPAVNWLRADDKGNFKKYPNHWHFTATSEKAQVYRFATIINTHALKYPAKDPEILSDGRIKVGGWLISVNLKSNGAPSFFIRSTKEKVNITYKGDATIVNEDGYETVMRDTLPELEI